The following are encoded together in the Scytonema millei VB511283 genome:
- a CDS encoding DUF2231 domain-containing protein, with protein MDTQQKTGTPYPDIPALVENDEREYRDPGIPSTVAIVGHPLHPLLVTLPIAFLVGLAVTDLVYWLNKDPFWARASFWLVVAGFATTLPAAATGLMDFLRIDRVRKRTAGLAHLVLNITIIVLTGINLLLRLNNVVGAILPTGLTLSLITATLLGLSGWYGAELVYRHKIAVIGNTSRSEP; from the coding sequence ATGGATACACAACAAAAAACAGGAACACCATATCCTGATATTCCCGCACTCGTAGAGAATGACGAGCGCGAATATCGCGACCCTGGTATTCCCAGCACAGTGGCAATAGTAGGTCATCCTCTGCATCCACTGCTTGTCACATTGCCAATCGCTTTTCTCGTTGGGTTAGCTGTAACTGACCTAGTTTATTGGTTGAATAAAGATCCCTTCTGGGCAAGAGCTTCTTTTTGGCTAGTGGTGGCTGGATTTGCTACTACCCTACCAGCAGCAGCTACGGGTTTAATGGATTTTTTGAGAATCGATCGCGTGCGTAAGCGCACAGCTGGTTTAGCGCATTTAGTTCTCAACATTACTATTATTGTCTTAACGGGGATTAACCTCTTACTCCGGCTTAACAATGTAGTAGGGGCTATCTTACCCACAGGCTTGACACTTTCACTCATTACCGCAACACTATTAGGGCTGTCCGGCTGGTATGGTGCAGAGCTAGTTTATCGACATAAAATTGCTGTAATTGGCAACACTAGCCGTTCAGAACCATAG
- a CDS encoding ribosomal maturation YjgA family protein, with protein sequence MRSPATQTAYIIISLLVVTTMGFLFKFYTGFAQEWFNNYIAAVFYEIFWCLLAFLFWRSSNAIARIPIWVFTITCGIEFLQLWHPPLLEKIRSTFIGRTLLGSTFSLWDFPHYVLGCFLGWLWLQQLKVKGHAKKS encoded by the coding sequence ATGCGATCGCCCGCTACTCAAACTGCATACATAATTATTTCCTTGCTCGTCGTTACCACGATGGGCTTTCTTTTTAAGTTTTATACTGGCTTTGCCCAAGAGTGGTTTAATAATTACATAGCCGCAGTGTTTTACGAGATTTTCTGGTGTCTGCTAGCATTTTTATTTTGGCGCAGTAGCAATGCGATCGCTCGAATACCTATATGGGTTTTCACGATCACTTGTGGAATTGAATTTCTGCAATTGTGGCATCCTCCCCTACTAGAAAAAATCCGCTCCACTTTTATAGGAAGAACGCTACTCGGCTCCACCTTTTCTTTATGGGACTTTCCCCATTACGTACTGGGCTGTTTTTTAGGATGGCTGTGGTTGCAGCAATTAAAGGTAAAAGGACATGCAAAAAAGAGTTAA